Proteins from a single region of Candidatus Puniceispirillum marinum IMCC1322:
- a CDS encoding aspartate/glutamate racemase family protein, with the protein MAKLTVLQLDTAFPRLPGDVASPDSYDCAIEIVTIPAATVKAIVTDHPDQTDISGFETAIDLIDRTAEDDDVITTSCGFLCYWQKHLARRTRLPFVASALTDMPRLQAQYGQRLGILTFDANTLTQPAYAPALAGFNGSIAGLPKTAYLRQVITQNAPQLDSQRAEAELIELVRKMISDTPIDALLLECTNLPPYKAALKAEFGIEIYDILTVLHKIDAQMVKPYYN; encoded by the coding sequence ATGGCAAAACTGACAGTCTTGCAACTTGATACAGCATTTCCGCGTTTACCTGGGGATGTTGCTTCACCTGATAGCTATGACTGTGCCATTGAAATCGTGACCATTCCTGCGGCCACCGTAAAAGCCATCGTCACTGATCATCCTGACCAAACGGATATCAGTGGTTTTGAAACGGCGATTGATCTTATTGACCGCACCGCAGAGGATGATGACGTTATCACCACATCCTGTGGATTTTTATGCTATTGGCAGAAACATCTTGCCCGCCGAACGCGTCTTCCCTTTGTTGCTTCGGCTTTAACTGATATGCCGCGCCTGCAGGCACAATATGGACAACGGCTTGGCATTTTGACCTTTGATGCAAACACCCTCACCCAGCCTGCTTATGCTCCCGCCTTAGCTGGCTTTAACGGTTCCATAGCTGGTCTGCCAAAGACCGCATATCTGCGTCAGGTTATCACCCAGAATGCCCCCCAACTGGACAGCCAGCGCGCTGAAGCTGAACTTATTGAACTTGTGCGCAAAATGATTTCAGACACACCCATTGACGCCTTATTGCTCGAATGTACTAACCTGCCCCCCTATAAAGCCGCGTTGAAAGCCGAATTTGGCATTGAAATTTATGATATTTTGACAGTTTTGCATAAAATCGACGCACAAATGGTTAAACCGTATTATAATTGA
- a CDS encoding TRAP transporter large permease, with amino-acid sequence MTELYATGIFLFVLFAMLGSSVWVGLALVGVAFVGMELFTSRPAGDAMITTIWTGASSWTLTALPLFIWMGEILYRTRLSEDMFRGLAPWMRWLPGGLLHTNIAGCTLFAAVSGSSAATLTTVGKMSIPELRQRGYPEYMIIGTLAGAATLGLMIPPSLTLIVYGVSINESITKLFLAGVIPGLVLAGLFMTYIIAWHFLRPSERPAAEPAISLSQMIKDSRFLAPVLMLVFLVIGSMYFGWATATEAAAVGVVGALGLAALQRSLSMETFLSSLMGATRTSAMIALILMGASFLSLSMGFTGLPRALAGWIDEMQLSPIVLIAALTVFYIILGMFLDGISSVVLTMAIVEPMIRQAGIDVIWFGVFVVVVVEMAQVTPPIGFNLFVLQGMTKHEISYIARTAIPMVLLMVLMVIILVIWPELATWLPDNVRQSPSS; translated from the coding sequence ATGACCGAACTATATGCCACCGGCATTTTCCTATTTGTTCTATTTGCCATGCTTGGTAGCTCCGTATGGGTTGGCCTTGCGCTTGTTGGCGTTGCCTTTGTGGGGATGGAACTGTTCACCTCGCGCCCTGCTGGCGATGCAATGATTACGACCATCTGGACAGGTGCCTCAAGCTGGACACTGACCGCCCTGCCCCTATTCATATGGATGGGTGAGATTCTGTACCGAACGCGATTATCCGAAGATATGTTCCGCGGGTTGGCGCCATGGATGCGCTGGTTGCCTGGTGGTTTGTTGCATACAAATATTGCCGGATGTACTCTTTTTGCGGCTGTATCGGGGTCATCGGCGGCGACTTTGACCACTGTGGGTAAAATGTCGATTCCCGAATTACGTCAACGTGGTTATCCAGAATATATGATCATCGGCACCTTGGCTGGTGCTGCCACCTTGGGGCTCATGATTCCACCGTCATTGACGCTTATTGTCTATGGCGTATCGATCAATGAATCGATCACCAAATTGTTTCTGGCCGGTGTTATTCCCGGACTGGTTCTGGCGGGTTTATTTATGACCTATATCATAGCGTGGCATTTTTTACGGCCATCCGAACGACCTGCCGCCGAACCAGCAATATCATTATCACAAATGATTAAAGACAGCCGGTTTCTGGCTCCCGTTCTTATGTTGGTATTCCTTGTCATCGGGTCAATGTATTTTGGCTGGGCCACAGCCACCGAAGCTGCTGCTGTAGGTGTTGTCGGGGCTTTGGGGCTGGCAGCTTTGCAACGGTCATTATCGATGGAGACCTTTCTGTCCAGCCTCATGGGGGCTACCCGCACATCGGCGATGATTGCGCTCATCTTGATGGGTGCGTCATTCCTGTCTTTATCTATGGGCTTTACTGGCTTGCCGCGCGCCTTGGCAGGATGGATTGATGAAATGCAGTTATCACCAATCGTTCTGATTGCCGCATTGACGGTCTTTTACATTATCCTTGGTATGTTTTTGGATGGCATTTCCTCGGTCGTTTTGACCATGGCAATTGTCGAGCCGATGATTCGGCAAGCTGGCATCGATGTGATATGGTTTGGCGTATTTGTCGTGGTCGTGGTCGAAATGGCACAGGTGACGCCGCCTATTGGTTTCAATTTGTTTGTTCTGCAAGGCATGACCAAACATGAAATTTCCTATATCGCGCGTACCGCCATACCAATGGTTCTGCTGATGGTGCTAATGGTGATCATTCTGGTGATATGGCCAGAGCTTGCGACATGGTTGCCGGATAATGTGCGTCAGAGCCCATCAAGCTAG
- a CDS encoding isopenicillin N synthase family dioxygenase, whose amino-acid sequence MADIKTPGYAKAGLVNFEDIPVIDLSDIDTDQGRQKIARELVHTAKTIGFFYISNHGISADICAKAFAASRRFFALPSSDKSTIEVDQHQRGWMAQGMANLEGSKTYDAKEVFFWGFDVANDDPDVIAGLPMVHPNQWPDDVAPFLRRDILPYYEAVLDLSRKLLAALAVGLGQSADMFQAAYQKPLGRGQLVYYPILNQEDIDAERFGAATHSDFGVLTILMQDDLGGLQVQRLDGNWIEATPIEGTLVCNIGDLLERWTNGVLISTKHRVLNRAHKSRFSIPIFCDPASDAIVDPRDFDPDADISTYPPITAGNYIMGRNQRNFAQYENK is encoded by the coding sequence ATGGCTGATATAAAAACACCCGGATATGCCAAGGCTGGCCTTGTGAATTTTGAAGATATCCCGGTTATTGATCTTAGTGATATTGATACCGATCAGGGGCGCCAGAAAATCGCCCGGGAACTTGTGCACACAGCAAAAACGATTGGCTTTTTCTACATAAGCAATCATGGCATTTCCGCAGACATATGTGCCAAGGCCTTTGCCGCATCGCGCCGTTTCTTTGCCCTACCATCATCAGACAAAAGCACCATCGAAGTTGATCAGCATCAACGCGGCTGGATGGCGCAGGGCATGGCCAATCTCGAAGGATCAAAAACCTATGATGCAAAGGAAGTGTTTTTCTGGGGATTTGATGTCGCTAATGACGATCCTGATGTCATCGCAGGCTTGCCCATGGTGCACCCGAATCAATGGCCGGATGATGTCGCACCTTTCCTTCGCCGTGATATTCTGCCCTATTATGAAGCAGTTCTTGATCTCAGCCGGAAACTCCTGGCCGCTTTAGCGGTCGGGCTAGGACAATCCGCCGATATGTTTCAGGCGGCTTATCAAAAACCGCTAGGTCGTGGACAATTGGTCTATTACCCCATCTTGAACCAAGAGGACATAGATGCCGAAAGATTTGGCGCGGCGACACATTCGGATTTTGGCGTTCTGACAATATTGATGCAGGATGACTTGGGCGGCCTTCAGGTTCAAAGGCTTGATGGGAACTGGATTGAAGCCACACCAATCGAAGGTACGCTGGTTTGCAATATCGGTGATCTACTCGAACGCTGGACGAATGGCGTACTCATCTCGACAAAACATCGGGTGTTGAATCGTGCGCATAAAAGCCGGTTTTCGATTCCAATTTTCTGTGATCCGGCAAGTGATGCCATCGTTGACCCGCGGGATTTTGACCCAGACGCCGACATTAGCACCTATCCGCCAATCACCGCAGGCAATTATATCATGGGGCGCAATCAACGTAATTTTGCCCAATATGAGAATAAATGA